The stretch of DNA TGTAAAGGGCGGGGTCCGGTGACAGGGTGGCTTTCCTTAGGAAGCGATTCAGGCAGGCCCTCCGTGCTCCGGGAGGTGAGGAGGGCCGGCTGGGGCGGGACTGTCGGTTGGAGCGCGTCGGGGCGGGAAAGACGTGGGGCGGTTAAGGAACAAGGAATCCAGCCTGGGGTTTCCTGAAGGtgcaggagggaggaaggagaggtggACTCTGCCCTTCTGAAGCGCCAGCTACGGGAAGACAAGCAGTGTTGGTTTGTATGGGCGGGGCAGATGCAAGGCGGGCGTTTGGTTAACGTGATGGGGACGTGGGGACACAGTCCAAAGAGCTGGCTGCCCGGCGTCCACGCAGAGTTGGAAGCCCTATGCCACGAGGTAGATGCGGGTGAAAGGGAAGCTGGATCGTAATGGTGGGCAAACCAGGATCGGGGAAGTGTTGGGGTGCGCGGATGAGGGGGCGCGACGGCCAGGGTGGCCAGAAGAGCAGGTTTGGGAGCTGCCCAGCCCGGCCTCTAACCCTGCTCTCTTGCAGACCGTACGCGTCCAGGGCAATGACATCTCACACCGGCTTCGGCTGTCTGCCGTGCGGCTGCAGGACGAGGGCGTGTACGAGTGCCGCGTGTCGGACTACAGCGACGACGACACGCAGGAGCACAAGGCCCAGGCGCTGCTGCGCGTGCTCTCGCGCTTCGCGCCGCCCAACATGCAGGCCGCCGAGGCCGTGTCCCACATCCAGAGCAGCGGACCGCGTCGCCACGGCCCAGCCAGCGCCGCCAACGCCAACAACGCGGGCGCCGCGAGCCGTACCACCTCCGAGCCCGGCCGCGGCGACAAGAGCCCGCCGCCCGGGAGCCCTCCAGCCGCCATCGAtcccgcagtccccgaggccgcgGCAGCCTCCGCGGCCCACACGCCCACCACCACAGTCGCGGCAGCTGCTGCTGCCTCGTCAGCGTCGCCGCCATCGGGACAGGCGGTCCTGCTGCGCCAGAGGCACGGCTCGGGTAAGGGCTCGCGGAGAGGGGGCGCACGTGCGGGGATGGCGCAGGGCTAGGGCTGCGCCGGGACGCCCCGGGGGGCTCCGGACCCAGGACCCGCCCCCTGGGCACATTTGCATATGCATACTCCTTCCTAGTTAGGTCGGGAGCGCCCTCCCCTAGGGCCCTCTTCCCGTGGTTTCTCTGTCTTTACTCCTGGCCTCTGGAAGCATTTCTGATGTGCATTTATGAATGGAGGAGGGGGCTGCCCTGCCAGCTACCTCAGGGTACGCTGCAGGCTGTAGTGTGGGGAGGCGACCTCTTTTGGGTTTGGAGAACTGGACCCTGAGGGCTGAGCTCCGATGGTGGCAAGGGGCCAGTACTCAGCCAGCACCGGTGGTGGAAATGAGCCATCCCCAGATGGGGGCACTGGCACCTGGTGGAGAGCGGGAGGCGTTTAAAACTTGAGTTGCGTTGGTTTCTATTTTGTGTGCTCGATTGAACAGACTTTGTCCAAGGGCGTGGAGGGGCCTGGCTGTGTAACCTCCGCCCTCTTTGGCTAAATGCAGGATGGCCCTAGGCACCAGCTCTGCACTCTGCTGTAAATCGCAGATCCTCTCCCTTTGGCTTTGGGGTGGGGGCAGTAGGGACTGAGCCCTAAGCCACTGTTAGGAAGGCACCCAGAGGGGAAGGCTTGCTTTCTTAGGGAGCTGAGAGGCTGGGAGAAgggattgggggtggggggtgggatgtgagaaggcagaaggaggagAAAATGATGGCTTGACTACCCCCTGGTAGGCAGCTCTGGGGCAGTAGGAGCCATTGGCAGAGGCAGGGATGGGGGCGGTGGGGGGCGGTTATGGAGGGTAGAAAGGCTTGCCCAGTGTGCCCCTCCTCCCAAGGCATCCCCTACTCTCTCCCCCTGCTCCAAGCTGGGCCTCAGAGCCCACCCCAGTGCCTGACTGTGAGCAGGTtgctccctccctcagcccctctCCTCAGTCTTGTTTGATGCAGAGTCCCACAGGGAGCATATCTCCTGGCCACATGGCCCTGGGAGCCTGGCTTTGGGTACAGGTGCATGTGAAACTTCCTAGATGTGATGGAGCACATTGTCACACCCCTACAGTGGTAGTTCTCAAAGGGTGGTCTTCCTGCAGGCTCCTGGACTACCTGCAGAATCCGCTGGGGCAGGTCTTCATATCCTTAGTGTCACCATCTCATCCTGCCTCCCTGGCTAACTCTCAAGCCCTCCGACAGTTGAGCCTGCAGTCTGCCTGGCACATCAGTTCAGTTCTGTTTCTCATTTAGCTCTACCCACTGTAGCAGCCGCCTCAGTGCATCTCAGGCTATTGGCTTGATCCAAAGGCCTCATCCCTCTTGGATGCCACACAGGGCCCCACAAGACTGTCTCTCAGGCTACTGGGGAAGGTAGGGACCTGCAGAGAGCCTCCACAGCCCAGCTGGGAACTTTCCACCCTCTGCACTAAGATATCACTAGGTGCTGTGACAAATAAACCCCAAAAGGCCAGTGGCTTGACACAATTCAAATTTAATATTCCTCGTTCATATCAAGTCCTGCCCTGGAGTGCCCCAGGGCATGTGGCGGCTCTGTTCCATGCAGTCATCCAGGGACCCAGGCTGAGAGTACCAGCCTCAGCAGGAGGCTTCCAAAGTCACTCTGGGCATGACATAGAGCCAGCAGACCAGTGAGGAGAGACAGAAGCAGCCCTTGTCAGCTCACTGCCCTAAGAGAATGAAGCCCTAATGCTCTCAGGCATGCATTGTGTATAATGAATCAACTTGTTTCATATGCATTTAGGAGGGCCCTAAGTATGTATCattcttgggagactgagaaaATAGCCACTCAAATCATTCTGGCAGCGCTTAACTCTCTCAGAGAAAAGCTGGTTTAGAAAAATGGCAAGGCGTTTTTTAAGGGCTAGGTCTAGAAGTGGTAAATATTACTTCTACCCTCTTCCATCGGCCAGAACTCAGTCACATGGTCCAACATGGATGTAGGGCccgctgggaaatgtagtccttGGTGTGGCGGCTGCTTTCGGGCCTCATCTCTTCACAGTGCAAGGGGAGCGTGACTCTTCGAGGAGTTAACCTTCTCTGTTCAGCATACAGGCAGTGCTCAGGGAGAGTTCCTATTGACTTACAGAGCCATTGGCTTAACTGATGCTTGTTGGTGAAGAGAACAtccttcttccccctccccttggGCCCCAGCAAGGAAATGTGTGCATTACAGGCTGGGACGTACCTCTAGGATATTCCTGGAGGATTTGAAAGGCAGAAGTTCAGATGTAGGTTGTGCCTccaccacttactggctgtgtgattttAGGCTAGTGACTTACCATCTCtgagtcatctgtaaaatgaacagGATAATCTCTCTGACCTCAGAGGCAGTTTGGTATGGAAATTGctgcacatatatgttcattatTATCACCCTGGTCATTAGCTGCACTAGCTGGAGAGGAGGGGATGGGCAGATAAAGCTAAAAGGTTGGCAGTTGGAAGCCAGGCTATGGAGGGCCTTGAATGCCAAGTGGAACCAGCAGTTGGTTAAAGACCGGTCAAGACCATGTGAAAGAGATCTTTGAGAGTGAACTTGGTTGTGCTCACAAAATGATAATGAGACCAAGGTCATGAGCGCACTCCTGCTTGAATCTCCCTCTTCCCTTGGCCTTCAGCCTGAGTCCCAGGCCCAGCCACAGATGACCTGACTGCCTGCCATAGCCAGTCTGATCTCCAGTCTCTGTGCTGGCCATGGAGGCTGAATGAGAGAGTGAAGATGCTCCAGGACATCTCATCCAGGGAAGGTGGGCCAGTCAGTGCCCTTCTTCCCAGAAGATATGGAGGTCCTCAGGTCAACTCAATGCTGATGGCACAGTGCCCAGTGCCATCCCAGCAGGTAGGACCTTGGGCACCCACCAGCCACAGGGCCATATGTTAATGCCCATGTGGGTCACTCTGCCTTCCCTGGAGGGGCTGATGTCCACTGCCATTTAGAAAGCACAGCTTGCCTGGATCCCAGCGGGGCTGACAGCAGCACCCCTGGGATAGAGGTACAGTGGCCTCTGAGGTCTCTGTCACCCCCTAACCCTTGCCAGCTCCTGAACTGGCCAGGAACTGTGTAGACACATCTCAGAACGAACCTCCAGTCTCTCTCCAAGTCTCCTTTGGGGTGCCCAGAAGGTGGGCCTTCAGCTGGGAGGTCAGAAAACCTGTGTCCCTCACTCTCCAGGTGAAGCTCTCATGAGAGTGGTTCTGCTCCAGGCACTCTATGTCCCACTCTGGGCACGGAAAATGGATAGCAGACCTGTCATTCACAAACACATCCGAACAGCCTTGATGCCAAGGAGGGAACCATGCTCAGTCTTGTGTCCCACCTCACCCCGGTCACCCAAGGCCACCCAGGCTGTGTGCTGTCAATGTGAAGCCTGCAGACTGTGTTTTGGAGGATGGGCATTAGTAACCTTTCTGTAGGGCTGCATCACCAGCCAGTGCCCCGAGCTCAGCTGCTGGCACCACGTCCTGCTGAGCGCCCTGAGAGGCAGCAAGCCAGCTGCTTTGCTCAGAACCACAGCAGCCTGAGCTGCAGAGGGAGCTCGGGGCAGATGACCTTGGGCCTGGCCTCCCAGCCACGCAATTCTAAGCAGCTTGATGGGGAGGGGTCCAGAAAGGACCGCTGCCTCTTGGTTAATAGTCAAGAGTGTTTGCAGAGGATATCAACCAGGGTGCTGGCAGaggcacatggaacattcaaACAGAGTCACCGGGGGGATGGAAAGAGCGTAGGTATCAAGGTGTGGACAGGGTTAGGGCAGCCAACAAAGGACTGGTGCAGGTCCCCGGGGCTGGCATCAGTGGGAGCCATCAGCAGACCTAGCCTAAAGGTCTGGGGGCAGCTGGTAGCACCCAGAGAGTAGGAGGGGAGGCACACAGCCAACCCACAGTCACCCAGCAAggatctctctctcct from Gorilla gorilla gorilla isolate KB3781 chromosome 20, NHGRI_mGorGor1-v2.1_pri, whole genome shotgun sequence encodes:
- the VSTM2B gene encoding V-set and transmembrane domain-containing protein 2B isoform X3, which codes for MEQRNRLGALGYLPPLLLHALLLFVADATFTEVPKDVTVREGDDIEMPCAFRASGATSYSLEIQWWYLKEPPRELLHELALSVPGARSKVTNKDATKISTVRVQGNDISHRLRLSAVRLQDEGVYECRVSDYSDDDTQEHKAQALLRVLSRFAPPNMQAAEAVSHIQSSGPRRHGPASAANANNAGAASRTTSEPGRGDKSPPPGSPPAAIDPAVPEAAAASAAHTPTTTVAAAAAASSASPPSGQAVLLRQRHGSGTGRSYTTDPLLSLLLLALHKFLRLLMGH
- the VSTM2B gene encoding V-set and transmembrane domain-containing protein 2B isoform X4, which gives rise to MTKPPRGLGSETVRVQGNDISHRLRLSAVRLQDEGVYECRVSDYSDDDTQEHKAQALLRVLSRFAPPNMQAAEAVSHIQSSGPRRHGPASAANANNAGAASRTTSEPGRGDKSPPPGSPPAAIDPAVPEAAAASAAHTPTTTVAAAAAASSASPPSGQAVLLRQRHGSGTGRSYTTDPLLSLLLLALHKFLRLLMGH